In a genomic window of Diabrotica undecimpunctata isolate CICGRU chromosome 2, icDiaUnde3, whole genome shotgun sequence:
- the LOC140433272 gene encoding uncharacterized protein: MYVVRHLDFQLERLTEAVNMLKITGFVKGMNVVEYLNDPVYQKVIENELKMLVSYHYGVKKLTKLANHYFHWIICGYIIFSTLVLSNFVLDITLKDLKDIPDICIGIYGIVIIYHFVFNETGENIKIKFENFYIAVNLACPWYQWNKENRRLLLILILQSKETVTLNVSGLIDASRLSTVKIYNNIYTFTTFCRNLK, from the exons ATGTATGTTGTTAGACACTTGGATTTTCAGCTAGAAAGACTAACTGAAGCCGTGAATATGCTTAAGATAACAGGATTTGTGAAGGGCATGAATGTCGTGGAGTATCTTAATGATCCTGTTTATCAAAAAGTTATAGAAAACGAACTGAAGATGTTAGTTTCATATCATTATGGTGTAAAAAA gCTTACAAAATTAGCAAACCATTATTTCCATTGGATTATATgtggttatattatttttagtacaTTAGTGTTATCCAACTTTGTTTTAGATATTACA TTAAAAGACTTAAAAGATATTCCTGATATATGTATTGGCATATATGGAATAGTAATAATATATCATTTTGTATTTAATGAAACTGGAGAGAACATTAAGATAAAG TTTGAAAATTTCTATATAGCTGTCAACTTAGCTTGTCCTTGGTATCAATGGAACAAAGAAAACCGTCGGCTCTTGCTTATACTTATCTTACAATCTAAAGAGACAGTAACGTTAAACGTATCAGGTCTTATTGATGCTAGTCGGTTATCAACAGTTAag aTATACAACAATATTTATACGTTTACGACATTTTGTAGAAACTTAAAATAA